A region of the Vigna unguiculata cultivar IT97K-499-35 chromosome 9, ASM411807v1, whole genome shotgun sequence genome:
TCAGCGCTGAAATAGCGGAGACGGAGTCTTTGTGATTGTGTGGAGAATATTTGATGCAAACCTTCGTCCTTTCAAAACGAAGCGTCCTTCCACTTTTTGAGGAATCAGCCCTTCACGCCCCCCGTttactctttttcttcttcttcgtttTCTTCGTTTCTCGTTCGTTCTTTCACTCTTAAAATCATGTTCGTTTTTGAGTTTTCTGGTTATTTAGAATAGGATGTTTTTGAGGATTTGGGGTTATGTGATTCCTCGTAAAAAATGTTGCTTTGCTTTTTGACCGGTCATGGTTCGTGACGGCTGGGGTGCGTCGTCATCTCATCGTGTATTGGTTTGCTATTTTCTGTTTCACTTCGTTTTTGAATTGGTCTGGATGAAGGTTACTGCTTCAGGTTTTTTGTAATGTTCAGAAGTTAGAGGAGAATCATCACGCTTAGATGATAGGTTCGGACCCTGTTGGTTCACGggaaagttagaaaaaaaaaactctgtTGGAGTTGGAGAGcctttattttaatgtatttctTGGAACTCTAACCATATGCGATTAGATTTTATATGTTTATCCTGTTAAACTTATTTTCTGCATATTTGTTTTATCCCTGTTAGCAtttcgtattttttttataaatgcaaTACTTTTCGATATTACCTGttatttcttaactttttgACATGTTATTCAATTCACTTGCTTCGGTACAGTTCAAATTCCCTGAGCATGTATTTGattgaacatgcatgatttaaTAAATTGATTCTGCTGAGTCTACGATAATATTCTGAGAAATAAAGGATGAATTTGGCGTGAGAATAGCTTTAGTATTGTAACAATGTTTCACATTGATTGAATTTTCTAGTCAGAGCTTTCTGAGTGGTCACTGAGATTGGCTGCTTTTAGCTCCTTAACACACCACGATCATGTTGACAATCATTGTCTTATGAGACCCCtgttttatcttataaattgctgaaaatatttatttttctccctTTCACTTAAATGGTATGGTATATAAGACTAGTTTGTAACGGTTTTGTAGATATTAGTTAGGAAATTGGCCTATTCCTTGATGGTATCTGAACCCAAATTTATAGACCAAGGGTGTATGTAGTCTCTTGCCCAGTCTATATGTTGTTGCTTGAATTGAGTTCGGCACATAAGTGATTGCTATCAACATACTTGAAAAATTATAGTCTTATACAATATAGATTAAGGTTTTGACAATCGTGTAGCTTGTTGGAACTTTTTATGATCTAATACACTACGATAACTTGTTGCAGATTTGAAGGGAGTATGCCATTGATGGATGAATATTCTGGTAAAAGAGCCATTGATGGGATGGTAGTCCCTAGAAAGGGGGCGGGCCATGTGTTTAGAGACACTGCTAATGCTAAAGATCGAAATGGTCAGGTGTGCAGCCGCCTTACTTGCAGTAGCAGAGTCAACACTTCTAAAGGTGCTCAAATTGGTTCTTCTGAAAAAGGAAAATCCTTGAAACCTTCTATTCAATCTTCTTCTGCTGGAAAGGAAGCAGTTGGAAGCTCCTCTAGAACTTTTCCCAAGACTAGTAGCCCTGGAAAACCGCTTATAAAACCCCGGAAAAAACCATCATCTCAGTTAGAGACAGATTCATCTGAAACTAGTAGTGTATTGGATGAGTCAGAGGTTTCAAAAGTCGCCCCTTCCCCTGAAAAAAGTCAGAGAGGTCTTCAAGCTGAAATGGAAAAGACAGTGTCTGGTAGTGTCATGATGGAAGTAGGAAGCTCAAGTGTGGTATCCAATTCAAGATCTCGGAGGAATTTTCATCCAAAGTCTGGAATTAGTGGTCAGGAAATTAAAACCACTGGTCCAGTGATGCGTGCAGGTAGCAGTAGGTATGGATTGAGGAATCTCAAATGCAACTCTATTTCTGATGTCCTCCCTGCCGGCTGTTCACCTTCAGATTCAACCCTTAACAGAAGGAAGGAGATGATAAAAAAGAGGAATTGTGAAGGGGAAGGTAGTTCGTCTGCTAGAGGGAAGAAAATGAGCGGGTCTTCATTAGAAGGACGGAATTCTGGTTCCAGAAATGGCATATCCATTTCTGATTCAAGAATATCTAGGAATACTCCTCCTCACAGGGACAGGTCAGACAGCAACATGGCACCAGTTAGAACTCGAAAATCAATTAGTGGTCATGCCAGGGGAAGGCTTTCCAGCCAAGCAAATGCCAATCCCGTGTCACCCAATCACTCCCCTGTCATGGTACCTTCTTTGCCTCATTCTGGTGGTCGTAATGCTTCTGGTGTATCACATCGTACTTCTGTAGATAGTTCCTTAAGTTGTCCTAGCTCTCACAGTAGACCAGGTACTGGCAGTGAGGAGTTATATGGTGTTATGCCTGGCTCTCCTTCAGAATATGGGCTCACTCATTCTATAATGAATCTGGATAGCTTTCGACGGCGTTACAACGTGGATAGTATTGCTGAGGTAATTTTCACTACTAACAtgaatattacattttattttatcatgagCTTTGgtttaagtttataaaattaattcttCATAATTTATTTAGGTATTGTTGGCACTTGAGAGGATTGAACAAGATGTTGAGCTAACACATGAGGTAAATCCTgactaaaaaaatcatttgacaAAATGTACCAGTTATTTGATTCATTCATTTGGCGTCTTTGCAGCAAATTCGTTTACTGGAATCCAACTTGTTCCTTACTGGGCTTAACTTCTACGATCCGCATAGAGACATGCGATTGGACATCGATAACATGTCATATGAGGTTCGTTAATGTCATAAGTTGCTACAATACGGCTTGCTATATTTGTTAGCTTGTTTCCTCTTTTTTCTGATGATATCTACTGTGGCTTGATAGTTCTGTGATTACTACagatttgaatgaaaatatgcTTCAAAATACATGTTATTTAAGCAACATAGAGTATTATAACGTATCTTAAATGCTGTTCATTGGTAGTACGTTACTTCAACTTGTGAGGGAGTGATTTGAATTTAACTGAATTGCCGGAGATGGCTTTGAGAAGGgattttctctttgttattgCATGCGGATTttgtctatattttattttctaatcatTCTCACCTCCCAAAATTCTCTGGAAATGACAGCAACTTCTGGCTCTGGAAGAGAGGATGGGTTCTGTGAGCACAGCTCTAACAGAGGAAGCGCTGTCAGAATGTCTAAAGAAAAGTTTCTTCCAGTCTTCACCCTCTGGAAATGCAGTCAACAGTTGCAAGGAAGCCAAGGATGACACCAAATGCAGCATCTGCCAGGTACTTTTCACTAGTTAAATGGAGTCTTTTTGCACCTTTCATGGCAGAGAGTGTGCCATTAAGCATCATCATGACTCTAAGCTTTTCTCCATGATGGATTTATGATCTACCTGCATCTCCTGCGGGATTTCATTGACAATatcataaaattgatatttgatTCCAGCAGAGCTAAATTAAATGTTGGTTGGCAAAAGGGTCTGCCACATTCTGTCCAATTGAAActagtatttttcttttggtgTAAGGtttatataatcatttaataCACACGTGTCCattcattgcaaaaaggaattCTGGACCAGCCGTAGCCTCTGAAACTGATATGCACTTAATTGACTTGATTTGTAGGAGGAATATGTGGTTGCGGATGAATTGGGGAGTTTGCATTGCGAGCACATGTATCATGTGGTTTGCATACAGCAATGGCTTCGGCTGAAGAACTGGTGCCCTATTTGCAAAGCATCTGTGGTACCTTCAAATTCATCCCCATCTCAATGATTCAATCAATTGCAATGTTAGGCCAGACGAGGGAGACTTATTTCTTTGTACCCCCTCCTTctgttcatttttttcttcatcactTCTGTACAAAATGCAGTTggtattttacttatttttattgctCTTTTGTACATAGCCAATATTTTCATCCCTCTAATACAATAATCCAAGCCAATGGCTTGATAGACTGAAACTTCTATGTTAAGCTGCTGGTGCAATATCTTCTCTTacgttgtttttttttttttccagttcATTTAAGAAGCACTAAAGAATTTAAAGGAAAAGTAAAGTGTAGGCAAAAAAGCTGTTCTCTTTCTTTCATTATAATTCAACGTGTATTGCAAGTAAGGAGTTTTGCAACTTTTCAAAACCTGATGTTTAGGAATAGAGGAACTAAGCTTTATAGGTATCTTCAGTTTTCACCTAATAAAAGAAGTTTTTGGGATCTTCTCaactgaatttaaaaaataataatactaataataattgcTTGAGACAAGGGATTACTAATTTACTAAACAGGTAGaagaaatagtttttttttttctcattgaaAGTGTGAAAGATTGATAAAagaattaacaaatataatgtttttattagaattagaaaCTCTAATGAAAGATAGGGTTTCTCAAATGGGTAGGTTCATTACTTAGTTGGATTAAAAATAGTGAGTAAAAGGTTCAACCCATGGATGTCTGATTAAGCGGGTTGACACgttaattcatataaaaataaaaagtagtttTTTAATCATTCtcgaatattaaaatttgtaggaTGGAAATAATGTTGACATTTTTTGGACATTAAAATTTGtatgatttcaaaattataatgaaattatgattttacggttcaaagattaaaaatagatttttttctaaaaataaataggtTGCAAGTtaagtaaatcaaatccaattTGCGGATTAAGTAAGTACAATCCATTTttgtttatgataaaaaaaaatttaatttctatatctAATTCAGCTCGAATATGTGACGAGTCgaattagtttaataatttttatctacTTTTACTCCATTTTTTCATGTCTAAAAGGATGTAGCTTTATATTAGTTCAacaatttttatctatttttactcTATTTTTTCATGTCTAAAAGGTGtagctttatatttttttaatgatacttcatttttaatttttttaatcatggtCTTTGACAATAcgataataacaatattttatatttatgtaataaataagTTCAATATGAAAGCTCAGTGTAAACCCAACCATAAGTCTTATTAGGAATTGA
Encoded here:
- the LOC114164094 gene encoding E3 ubiquitin-protein ligase MBR2-like; this translates as MPLMDEYSGKRAIDGMVVPRKGAGHVFRDTANAKDRNGQVCSRLTCSSRVNTSKGAQIGSSEKGKSLKPSIQSSSAGKEAVGSSSRTFPKTSSPGKPLIKPRKKPSSQLETDSSETSSVLDESEVSKVAPSPEKSQRGLQAEMEKTVSGSVMMEVGSSSVVSNSRSRRNFHPKSGISGQEIKTTGPVMRAGSSRYGLRNLKCNSISDVLPAGCSPSDSTLNRRKEMIKKRNCEGEGSSSARGKKMSGSSLEGRNSGSRNGISISDSRISRNTPPHRDRSDSNMAPVRTRKSISGHARGRLSSQANANPVSPNHSPVMVPSLPHSGGRNASGVSHRTSVDSSLSCPSSHSRPGTGSEELYGVMPGSPSEYGLTHSIMNLDSFRRRYNVDSIAEVLLALERIEQDVELTHEQIRLLESNLFLTGLNFYDPHRDMRLDIDNMSYEQLLALEERMGSVSTALTEEALSECLKKSFFQSSPSGNAVNSCKEAKDDTKCSICQEEYVVADELGSLHCEHMYHVVCIQQWLRLKNWCPICKASVVPSNSSPSQ